In one window of Temnothorax longispinosus isolate EJ_2023e chromosome 11, Tlon_JGU_v1, whole genome shotgun sequence DNA:
- the Cog4 gene encoding conserved oligomeric Golgi complex subunit 4 — protein sequence MDLPVNEENLQQILDKLSEDEVSIKKNLDTILARRCHVEAKLQNIGKVLPNVVVIRTEGEKFCDMIARTNELAENVSAKVRQLDLARSRVCECQSRINDILDLQLCSEGVATALRNEDYEQGAAHVHRYLAMDQQLLERTAKDVSGDHTSISSSLVTLQQAAMELRAVVTHKFDEAVKSEDLASVERFFKIFPLLGMHLEGLKKFCSYLCTKLHETAQKNLQATLEIKSNDKRAAVIFADTMTLLFEGIARIVEVHQPIIETYYGPGRLLMTISILQKECDRQVKKIVTVFTKHRCISKNVQMINEYLRKPSPERLDPKELDLLLGEITIMHSRAELYIRFLKRRIKNDIEISTTDEAQRTELLNEFETTINNSELAHGMQELLGAYLALERYFLEESVNKALGMDALDPDQQTSSMVDDVFFIVQKCVRRAMSSWSIDGVCAVVNMACGILEGEFANRLRNRLRQGYPAGYLDLAQAYSALQTSIQHGRLQTSDTECARLTFLAYLNNTDVSTEYVETLCKSLGAEIDATFPNMLKKDRGKIDSCLSSLKGVILILRGIIDCGLEQLRVSAVKPRVTPWLDAFLSIDHHINEDELLRYETDEPFVQTLIMNLEGLLQGFKDSLTTSNYDALIGLLTAEVTARLEKVVLKSTFNRAGGLILDKEIRSLASYLAAATSWSVRDKFARLTQIATILSIEKVEELADYCGADAIAWRLTPSEVRRIASLRIDFRPEDIKRLKL from the exons ATGGATTTGCCGGTGAACGAGGAAAATCTGCAACAAATATTGGACAAGTTGTCTGAAGATGAG GTttctataaagaaaaatctggACACGATCCTTGCCCGACGATGTCACGTGGAAGCAAAGCTGCAGAATATTGGCAAGGTACTGCCGAATGTTGTAGTGATACGGACAGAGGGAGAGAAGTTTTGTGACATGATCGCTCGTACCAATGAGTTAGCTGAGAATGTTAGCGCTAAAGTGAGGCAATTGGATCTAGCGAGA AGCAGAGTATGCGAGTGTCAAAGTAGAATAAATGATATACTAGACTTGCAATTATGTAGCGAAGGAGTGGCGACTGCGCTGCGCAATGAGGATTACGAGCAAGGTGCTGCGCACGTTCATCGTTATTTAGCAATGGACCAGCAGTTGCTGGAGAGAACAGCCAAAGATGTGTCGGGTGATCATACTAGTATTAGCAGTTCTCTGGTCACTTTGCAACAGGCCGCGATGGAATTGAGAGCAGTTGTCACGCATAAATTTGATGAGGCTGTGAAATCTGAAGATCTGGCATCCgttgaaagattttttaagatattccCATTGTTGGGGATGCACTTGGAGggattaaagaaattttgcaGTTACTTGTGCACCAAA ctACATGAGACCGCACAGAAAAATCTACAAGCGACATTAGAGATTAAGAGTAATGACAAGAGAGCAGCTGTTATTTTTGCCGACACCATGACTCTCTTATTTGAAGGAATTGCACGTATCGTGGAAGTACATCAACCAATCATCGAGACTTATTATGGCCCTGGTCGACTGTTAATGACAATTTCGATTTTACAAAAGGAATGCGATAG aCAGGTCAAGAAGATTGTTACAGTATTTACGAAACATAGATGTATATCCAAGAATGTACAAATGATAAATGAGTATTTGCGAAAACCGAGTCCTGAAAGGCTCGATCCTAAGGAGCTCGATCTCCTCTTGGGAGAAATAACTATAATGCATTCGAGGGCAGAACTTTATATACGTTTCTTAAAGAGAAGGATTAAG AATGATATAGAGATCAGTACCACAGACGAGGCGCAGCGTACAGAATTGCTTAACGAATTTGAAACGACAATAAACAACTCTGAATTGGCGCACGGCATGCAAGAGCTGCTTGGTGCCTATCTCGCATTAGAAAGATACTTTCTCGAGGAGAGTGTGAATAAGGCTTTAGGAATGGATGCACTAGATCCAGATCAGCAGACTTCCAGCATGGTTGACGATGTATTTTTCATAGTGCAGAAATGCGTACG ACGGGCTATGTCGAGTTGGAGTATAGACGGCGTTTGTGCTGTCGTCAATATGGCTTGCGGCATCTTGGAAGGCGAGTTTGCGAACAGATTAAGAAACAGATTGCGTCAGGGTTACCCAGCGGGCTACCTGGACCTGGCACAAGCGTACAGCGCTCTCCAGACAAGCATACAGCACGGCCGTCTGCAAACATCAGACACGGAATGCGCCCGTCTCACGTTCTtg GCGTACCTAAACAACACCGATGTGAGCACGGAGTATGTGGAAACGTTGTGCAAGAGTCTCGGCGCGGAGATAGATGCAACGTTCCCCAACATGCTGAAGAAGGATAGAGGCAAAATTGACAGCTGCTTATCCAGTCTCAAGGGAGTTATACTGATATTACGTGGCATCATCGATTGCGGCCTGGAACAGTTACGCGTCAGCGCCGTAAAGCCCAGAGTCACTCCGTGGCTCGATGCGTTTCTGTCTATAGATCATCATATCAATGAG GACGAATTATTGAGATACGAGACGGATGAGCCATTTGTGCAGACGTTAATCATGAACCTAGAGGGTCTACTTCAAGGATTCAAAGATAGCTTGACGACCTCCAATTACGACGCGCTTATCGGACTTCTGACCGCGGAAGTTACAGCCCGTTTAGAAAAAGTTGTCTTGAAATCGACCTTTAATCGG GCAGGGGGTCTGATATTGGACAAGGAAATAAGATCGTTAGCCAGTTACTTAGCAGCTGCCACGTCTTGGTCGGTGAGAGACAAATTCGCGCGTTTAACGCAGATCGCCACCATTCTGAGTATAGAGAAGGTAGAGGAATTGGCCGACTACTGCGGCGCGGACGCGATAGCGTGGCGATTAACGCCGTCGGAAGTGCGGCGTATCGCGTCCCTTCGAATAGACTTCCGACCGGAAGACATCAAGAGACTGAAGCTATGA